One Aquarana catesbeiana isolate 2022-GZ linkage group LG04, ASM4218655v1, whole genome shotgun sequence genomic region harbors:
- the LOC141139114 gene encoding uncharacterized protein — MTGHVLLCLLCLLACIPGGMLLSEGQLASVTEYIKDEMTSGYFNFQHAYAVKFTLDECKRLSTDDIKKALRQEDINSLRETVRNFGVYEGHRMVAASYRGSLHAEYRLLHGEGKVSPIQNLMNKAPEAGCIVFFTLYSPCLSQCVNTGDYFNIIKELSVFDKLNEAQRAFVFRNTYSDDKERTEKEIWAGWRALDEKMALFNCKNSICRRCFIKPVHGGKSLPVQQCR; from the exons ATGACGGGTCACGTCCTGCTATGCCTGCTCTGTTTGTTGGCTTGTATCCCAGGTGGGATGTTACTAAGTGAAGGACAACTGGCGAGCGTAACAGAATATATCAAGGATGAAATGACTAG tgGATACTTCAACTTTCAACATGCCTATGCAGTGAAGTTCACCTTGGATGAATGCAAACGTCTAAGTACTGATGACATCAAGAAAGCTCTGCGCCAAGAAGATATTAACTCCCTCCGTGAAACAGTCAGAAATTTCGGGGTCTATGAGGGGCACAGAATGGTAGCGGCCTCCTATCGTGGATCATTGCATGCTGAATATCGTCTGTTGCATGGTGAGGGTAAAGTTTCTCCCATTCAGAATCTGATGAACAAAGCCCCGGAGGCCGGATGCATCGTGTTTTTTACCTTATACTCCCCATGTTTAAGCCAGTGTGTTAATACTGGGGATTATTTTAATATTATAAAGGAGCTTTCTGTATTTGATAAGCTAAATGAAGCCCAAAGAGCTTTTGTTTTTAGAAACACATACTCTGATGATAAGGAGAGAACCGAGAAAGAAATCTGGGCCGGTTGGCGGGCACTTGATGAAAAGATGGCTCTATTCAATTGCAAAAACAGTATCTGCCGTCGATGCTTCATAAAACCTGTCCATGGTGGAAAAAGTCTTCCAGTTCAGCAATGCCGTTAA